The following proteins are encoded in a genomic region of Arcobacter cloacae:
- the murJ gene encoding murein biosynthesis integral membrane protein MurJ, which translates to MLKRAIFTNSSGILVSRILGFVRDLLTASVLGANIYSDIFFIAFKLPNLFRSIFADGAFTQAFIPSYAKSKHKIRFSSVIFLQLFGFLIILSLLVTLFSHIVAKAFAIGFSKETVDLAAPLFAINFYYLPIIFTVTFMAALLQYKHHFATSAYSTALLNLGMISALLISQNMDKYEITFYLSYGVIIGGFLQIIVHLIAVKRANLCKIFRFKKHKKKEENRFYKNFFSATLGSSTMHLSAFIDTWLASFLISGSISYLYYANRVFQLPLAIFAIATSIALFPMVARAIKNKEEYKALALMKKSSIILFAVLSVSMLIGIVFDEFIVKLLFERGAFTQEDTINTALILTMYLIGLLPFGLAKIFSLWLYANEQQFLSAKISMKSLAWNIVFSLILIKPFGAAGLAFASTLSGFILFYLTIKAFGFDKFIKMFKSKV; encoded by the coding sequence ATGTTAAAAAGAGCCATTTTTACAAATAGTTCAGGTATTTTAGTCTCAAGAATTTTAGGTTTTGTACGGGATTTATTAACAGCATCAGTTTTAGGTGCAAATATCTATTCAGATATATTTTTTATCGCTTTTAAATTGCCAAATCTTTTTAGAAGCATTTTTGCTGATGGAGCATTTACTCAAGCTTTTATTCCATCTTATGCAAAATCAAAACATAAAATTAGATTTTCTTCTGTTATATTTTTACAGCTTTTTGGATTTTTAATTATATTATCTTTGCTTGTAACTTTATTTTCTCATATTGTGGCAAAGGCTTTTGCTATTGGTTTTTCAAAAGAGACTGTTGATTTAGCAGCACCTTTATTTGCTATAAATTTTTATTATTTACCTATTATTTTTACAGTAACTTTTATGGCTGCACTTTTACAATATAAACATCATTTTGCAACAAGTGCTTATTCAACTGCCTTATTAAATTTAGGAATGATTAGTGCTTTGTTAATTTCACAAAATATGGATAAATATGAAATTACTTTTTATTTATCTTATGGGGTAATTATAGGAGGTTTTTTACAAATTATTGTTCATTTAATTGCTGTTAAAAGAGCAAATTTATGTAAAATTTTTCGTTTTAAAAAACATAAGAAAAAAGAGGAAAATAGATTTTACAAAAACTTTTTTTCAGCTACGTTAGGCTCTTCAACTATGCATTTATCAGCATTTATTGATACATGGTTAGCTTCATTTTTAATAAGTGGTTCTATTTCATACCTTTATTATGCAAATAGAGTTTTTCAACTTCCACTAGCAATTTTTGCAATTGCAACATCAATTGCCCTATTTCCAATGGTAGCTCGTGCAATTAAAAATAAAGAAGAGTATAAAGCATTAGCTTTAATGAAAAAATCTTCTATTATTTTGTTTGCTGTATTATCAGTTTCTATGTTAATTGGAATAGTTTTTGATGAATTTATTGTAAAACTTCTTTTTGAAAGAGGAGCATTTACACAAGAAGATACTATAAATACTGCTTTAATTTTAACTATGTATCTAATAGGACTTTTACCTTTTGGTTTAGCAAAAATATTTTCTCTTTGGTTATATGCAAATGAACAACAATTTTTATCAGCAAAAATATCTATGAAAAGTTTAGCTTGGAATATAGTATTTTCACTTATATTAATCAAACCTTTTGGTGCTGCTGGACTTGCATTTGCTAGTACACTTAGTGGTTTTATATTATTTTATTTAACTATCAAAGCTTTTGGTTTTGATAAATTTATAAAAATGTTTAAAAGTAAGGTTTAA
- a CDS encoding endonuclease/exonuclease/phosphatase family protein, whose translation MFKLIFIFLTLISLNAQNIKIASYNVENFFDLENDKTEYQEFIPNGKTLWNQRNFNIKLNNIIKVLEDLDADIVALQEIENRDLIRLLQKKIPKYKYYSFIKYPNSAVGLGILSKIEIKNSKNLDVKFETKLFRPILETTFVYENVEFKIFNNHWPSKNVGESYRIKYAKTLQDRLVKLEKDYDYILIGDFNADYNEFETFKKSQKLNNSMGITGINHILNTTINEKFVTYDDVLKEEKRVHYNLWLDLTSNERFSTKFKNQNNTPDNIIVSPALFDNKKLSYIPKSFQVFKPDYLYKNNEVIRWKMSSDKFNKIHKGEGFSDHLPIFAEFSIQKEDKNPLKQMEKEEISSILDLYKKEKLIEPLFLEDVVVIYKEEDKAIIKKTNDRAIYLYNNAKDLKEGFSYDLQVNQIQNFNGLKEIKDFIVEEEKSEIQNYKDFYLDASTIDIFDFKYDNEIITNLKGVVKNSRLYLDEEKFIKLYAKNRDLLPKNGEYITILRGHLASYKGNKQIIIHNLSDYKVGN comes from the coding sequence TTGTTTAAATTAATCTTTATTTTTTTAACTTTAATTTCCTTAAATGCACAAAATATAAAAATTGCTTCTTATAATGTAGAAAATTTTTTTGATTTAGAAAATGATAAAACTGAATACCAAGAATTTATACCAAATGGAAAAACTTTATGGAATCAAAGAAATTTCAATATAAAACTTAATAATATTATAAAAGTTTTAGAAGATTTAGATGCTGATATTGTTGCTTTGCAAGAGATTGAAAACAGAGATTTAATAAGACTTCTACAAAAAAAAATACCTAAATACAAATATTACTCTTTTATTAAATATCCAAATTCTGCTGTTGGATTAGGAATATTATCAAAAATAGAGATTAAAAATTCAAAAAATTTAGATGTAAAATTTGAAACAAAACTTTTCAGACCTATTTTAGAAACAACTTTTGTTTATGAAAATGTCGAATTTAAAATTTTCAATAATCATTGGCCTTCAAAAAATGTTGGAGAGAGTTACAGAATAAAATACGCAAAAACTTTACAAGATAGATTAGTAAAACTTGAAAAAGATTATGATTATATTTTAATTGGTGATTTTAATGCTGATTATAATGAATTTGAAACTTTTAAAAAAAGTCAAAAATTAAATAACTCTATGGGAATAACTGGAATTAATCATATTTTAAATACAACAATAAACGAAAAATTTGTAACTTATGATGATGTATTAAAAGAAGAAAAAAGAGTTCATTATAACTTATGGCTAGATTTAACATCGAATGAGAGATTTTCAACAAAATTTAAAAATCAAAACAATACTCCTGATAATATCATCGTTTCCCCTGCACTATTTGATAATAAAAAGTTATCCTATATTCCTAAATCATTTCAAGTTTTTAAACCTGATTATTTATATAAAAATAATGAAGTTATTAGATGGAAAATGAGTAGTGATAAATTTAATAAAATTCATAAAGGAGAAGGTTTTTCAGATCATTTACCAATTTTTGCAGAGTTTTCTATTCAAAAAGAGGATAAAAACCCTTTAAAACAAATGGAAAAAGAAGAGATAAGTTCAATTTTGGATTTATACAAAAAAGAAAAATTAATTGAACCTCTGTTTTTAGAAGATGTTGTTGTAATTTATAAAGAGGAGGATAAAGCTATTATCAAAAAAACAAATGATAGGGCTATATATCTTTATAACAATGCAAAAGATCTAAAAGAAGGATTCTCTTATGATCTTCAAGTAAATCAAATTCAAAATTTTAATGGATTAAAAGAGATAAAAGATTTTATTGTAGAAGAAGAAAAAAGTGAAATTCAAAACTATAAAGATTTTTATTTAGATGCTTCAACTATTGATATTTTTGATTTTAAATATGATAATGAAATTATCACCAATTTAAAAGGTGTTGTAAAAAATTCAAGATTATATCTTGATGAAGAGAAATTTATAAAATTATATGCAAAAAATAGAGATTTACTTCCTAAAAATGGTGAATATATCACTATTTTAAGAGGTCATTTAGCTTCATATAAAGGGAATAAACAAATAATAATTCACAATCTATCAGATTACAAAGTAGGAAATTAA
- a CDS encoding ferritin family protein yields MRQYETYKCNKCGNEVEVQTVGGGKLHCCGQEMEMITENLTAVNLMKAFAGESQARNKYEFFAQIAFEEGFHKIARFFQEAADNEKYHAIAEFKAYNKLVHNVELDSTKKNLQYAADGEKYEHEEMYPNFEAIAKEEGLKEIARMFKAIGKVEVEHEKEYLELKQALIEEGFLESDEEEEWVCEVCGHVHRGKKPPKECPLCRVEKEYFKKKSKDVTIG; encoded by the coding sequence ATGAGACAATATGAAACATATAAATGTAATAAATGTGGTAATGAAGTAGAAGTACAAACTGTTGGTGGTGGGAAATTACACTGCTGTGGACAAGAGATGGAAATGATAACTGAAAATTTAACAGCTGTAAATTTAATGAAAGCTTTTGCAGGGGAATCACAAGCTAGAAATAAATATGAATTTTTTGCACAAATAGCTTTTGAAGAAGGTTTCCATAAAATTGCAAGATTTTTCCAAGAGGCTGCTGATAATGAAAAATATCATGCAATTGCTGAATTTAAAGCTTATAACAAATTAGTTCATAATGTAGAGTTAGACTCAACTAAGAAAAACTTACAATATGCAGCTGATGGTGAAAAATACGAACATGAAGAGATGTATCCAAATTTTGAAGCAATTGCTAAAGAAGAAGGATTAAAAGAGATAGCAAGAATGTTCAAAGCAATAGGGAAAGTTGAAGTTGAACACGAAAAAGAGTATTTAGAATTAAAACAAGCATTAATTGAAGAAGGTTTCTTAGAATCTGATGAAGAAGAAGAGTGGGTTTGTGAAGTATGTGGACATGTTCACAGAGGTAAAAAACCACCAAAAGAGTGTCCATTGTGTAGAGTTGAAAAAGAGTATTTCAAGAAAAAATCTAAAGATGTTACTATAGGTTAA
- a CDS encoding Fur family transcriptional regulator, which produces MTNYTNLLKEYDLKVTPQRVAIVEELYNNGHMNIDDLYKKLLSKFPSISLATIYKNINAMVEKVFLSEVKLPNSKSVYELVKVEHAHLVCSSCGHIEDIMLDASSILEEASKITSFKIDSTNIVLSGICPKCSK; this is translated from the coding sequence ATGACAAATTATACAAATTTATTAAAAGAATATGATTTAAAAGTTACTCCACAAAGAGTAGCGATTGTTGAAGAACTTTATAATAATGGTCATATGAATATTGATGATTTATACAAAAAACTATTATCTAAGTTCCCTTCTATATCATTAGCAACCATTTATAAAAATATAAATGCAATGGTTGAAAAAGTTTTTTTATCTGAAGTTAAGTTACCAAATTCAAAATCAGTTTATGAATTGGTAAAAGTTGAACATGCTCATTTAGTTTGTTCTTCGTGTGGACATATTGAAGATATAATGTTAGATGCTTCATCTATTTTGGAAGAGGCTTCTAAAATTACTTCTTTTAAAATTGATTCTACAAATATAGTTTTAAGTGGAATTTGCCCTAAATGTTCAAAATAG
- a CDS encoding calcium/sodium antiporter codes for MDLIIFTISMAALIYGADFVIKESERIALHFNISSFVIGATLVAVGTSLPEMAVSMSASAKGSADIAVANVIGSTIFNISLVLGLVFLLAKKINPHRDLFAKDSAWSLFPILIFILMGIDGKLSMFDGVLFLLLMGAYVMFLINSNSLEEDIDEDLLKEKFNWLKTAILLLIGFVFVIVGANFAIDSAGNIARSFGVSEWMIGLFLVAFGTSLPELTISIKSAINNNADLAIGNIIGSNVANFTMVLGLSAIINPLNVDFSSYYFDITAAFIATLMLVFITANKLYNKSAGIALLIILGLVIQNSLV; via the coding sequence ATGGATTTGATTATCTTTACAATCTCTATGGCAGCACTTATATATGGGGCTGATTTTGTAATAAAAGAGAGTGAAAGAATTGCCCTTCATTTTAATATCTCAAGTTTTGTAATAGGTGCAACTTTAGTAGCTGTTGGTACAAGTCTTCCTGAAATGGCCGTTTCAATGTCAGCATCAGCAAAAGGAAGTGCTGATATTGCCGTTGCAAATGTAATTGGAAGTACTATTTTTAATATTTCACTTGTTTTAGGTTTAGTATTTTTACTTGCAAAAAAAATAAATCCACATAGGGATTTATTTGCTAAAGATTCAGCTTGGTCACTTTTTCCTATTTTAATATTTATTTTAATGGGAATTGATGGAAAATTATCAATGTTTGATGGAGTTTTATTTTTATTGTTAATGGGTGCATATGTTATGTTTTTGATTAATTCAAACTCTCTTGAAGAAGATATAGATGAGGATTTATTAAAAGAGAAATTTAATTGGTTAAAAACAGCTATTTTACTTCTAATTGGATTTGTTTTTGTAATTGTTGGAGCAAATTTTGCGATTGATAGTGCAGGAAATATAGCAAGAAGTTTTGGTGTTAGTGAATGGATGATAGGATTGTTTTTAGTTGCTTTTGGAACCTCTTTACCTGAACTTACTATTTCTATAAAATCAGCTATAAATAATAATGCTGATTTAGCAATTGGAAATATAATAGGTTCAAATGTAGCAAACTTTACTATGGTTTTAGGATTATCAGCAATTATAAATCCACTTAATGTAGATTTTTCTAGTTATTATTTTGATATAACAGCAGCTTTTATAGCAACTTTAATGCTAGTATTTATAACAGCAAATAAACTTTATAATAAATCAGCGGGGATTGCTTTATTGATAATTTTAGGATTAGTAATACAAAATAGCCTAGTTTAA
- the ybeY gene encoding rRNA maturation RNase YbeY gives MIDLDNGTEFEIDILGLEKIAQTLTKKDIELLVVKNDEIKELNKEHRNIDKATDVLSFPLEYDFVNMPLGSIVISTDFVEEKAKEYGHSFDEEFSLLFIHGILHLLGYDHEVDNGEHRNKEEELIKKFNLPDSLIVRNS, from the coding sequence ATGATTGATTTAGATAATGGAACTGAATTTGAAATTGATATTTTAGGTTTAGAAAAAATAGCCCAAACTTTAACAAAAAAAGATATAGAGTTACTTGTTGTAAAAAATGATGAAATAAAAGAATTAAATAAAGAGCATAGAAATATAGACAAAGCAACTGATGTTTTAAGTTTTCCCCTTGAATATGATTTTGTTAATATGCCTTTGGGTTCTATTGTAATTTCAACTGATTTTGTGGAAGAAAAAGCAAAAGAGTATGGACATAGCTTTGATGAAGAGTTTTCACTTTTATTTATTCACGGAATTTTGCATCTTTTAGGATATGACCACGAAGTTGATAATGGTGAACACAGAAATAAAGAAGAAGAGTTAATAAAAAAATTTAATTTACCAGATAGTTTAATAGTTAGGAATTCATAA
- the radA gene encoding DNA repair protein RadA, with amino-acid sequence MAKKKISLFECQHCGEQSTKWLGKCPNCGSWDSFIELNQEQQEVLKHSSKIINTTSKAKPITQIEQDDVTRFSSFNDEFDLVLGGGIVPGSLTLIGGSPGVGKSTLLLKVAGSISKSGKKVLYVSGEESAGQIKLRANRLDANHDDLFLLSEIKLEEIQDELLRQNYEVVIIDSIQTIYSSNLTSAPGSVSQVREITFELMRKAKESNIAMFIIGHITKDGSIAGPRVLEHMVDTVLYFEGEASRELRMLRGFKNRFGSTSEIGIFEMTAEGLISAKDIASKFFDKSKAQSGSALTVVMEGSRAIILEVQALVTESTYPNPKRSATGFDANRLTMLLALLEKKIDLPLNNYDVFINISGGIKIKESSADLAVIAAIISSFRDRPISKESAFIGEVSLTGEIKDVYSIDLRLKEAQAQGMKKAVIAQKTNLKLDIKTFAVDEVSKMIELF; translated from the coding sequence ATGGCAAAAAAGAAAATATCACTTTTTGAGTGTCAACATTGTGGAGAACAATCTACAAAATGGCTAGGAAAATGTCCAAATTGTGGTTCATGGGACTCTTTTATAGAGTTAAATCAAGAACAACAAGAGGTTTTAAAACATTCATCAAAAATCATAAATACAACTTCAAAAGCAAAACCTATAACACAGATTGAACAAGATGATGTAACAAGATTTTCTTCTTTTAATGATGAATTTGATTTAGTTTTAGGAGGAGGAATAGTTCCAGGAAGTTTAACTTTAATTGGAGGAAGTCCAGGAGTTGGAAAATCAACCCTTTTATTAAAAGTTGCAGGAAGTATCTCAAAATCAGGGAAAAAAGTGCTTTATGTTTCAGGGGAAGAAAGTGCTGGGCAGATAAAACTAAGAGCAAATAGACTTGATGCAAACCATGATGACCTATTTTTATTAAGTGAAATAAAACTTGAAGAGATTCAAGATGAACTTTTAAGACAAAATTATGAAGTAGTGATTATAGATTCTATTCAAACTATTTATTCATCAAATCTAACATCAGCACCAGGAAGTGTTTCACAAGTAAGAGAAATCACCTTTGAATTAATGCGTAAAGCAAAAGAGTCAAATATTGCTATGTTTATTATTGGACATATTACAAAAGATGGAAGTATTGCAGGTCCAAGAGTTTTGGAACATATGGTTGATACTGTTTTATATTTTGAGGGAGAAGCTAGTAGAGAACTGCGAATGCTGCGAGGTTTTAAAAACCGATTTGGTTCAACTTCGGAAATTGGTATTTTTGAGATGACAGCGGAGGGATTAATAAGTGCAAAAGATATAGCTTCAAAGTTTTTTGATAAAAGTAAAGCTCAAAGTGGTTCTGCTCTTACAGTTGTTATGGAGGGAAGTCGTGCTATAATTTTGGAAGTTCAAGCACTTGTAACTGAAAGCACCTACCCAAATCCAAAAAGAAGTGCCACAGGTTTTGATGCAAATAGACTAACTATGCTTTTAGCTTTGCTTGAAAAAAAGATTGATTTACCACTAAATAATTATGATGTTTTTATAAATATAAGTGGTGGTATAAAAATCAAAGAGAGTTCAGCCGATTTAGCTGTGATTGCTGCAATTATTTCATCTTTTAGAGATAGACCTATTTCAAAAGAGTCAGCATTTATAGGTGAAGTTTCCCTAACTGGTGAAATAAAAGATGTTTATTCTATTGATTTAAGGTTAAAAGAAGCACAAGCTCAAGGTATGAAAAAAGCTGTAATTGCCCAAAAAACAAATCTGAAACTTGATATTAAAACTTTTGCGGTTGATGAAGTATCAAAGATGATAGAACTATTTTAA
- a CDS encoding ribonuclease HI has translation MKKIKLFTDSSVNPQKKIGFGSFLLLEEKNISFEEMKKNIKIKKFENTSSTKLELQTLLWALDELDDENITIEVYTDCQNIIGLQDRREKLEKNNFHSSSGKLMNNYELYKEFFEKVDKLNISFFKVKGHKKSSLKDKIDDIFNLVDKACRNALREDIAYLK, from the coding sequence ATGAAAAAAATAAAACTATTCACAGACTCAAGCGTAAATCCTCAAAAAAAAATAGGCTTTGGAAGTTTTCTTCTTTTGGAAGAAAAAAATATCTCTTTTGAAGAGATGAAAAAAAACATAAAAATAAAAAAATTTGAAAATACATCTTCTACAAAACTTGAACTTCAAACTTTACTTTGGGCATTAGATGAATTAGATGATGAAAACATAACTATTGAAGTTTACACAGATTGTCAAAATATCATAGGTTTACAAGATAGAAGAGAAAAACTAGAAAAAAATAATTTTCATTCATCATCTGGAAAACTTATGAATAATTATGAGTTATATAAAGAGTTTTTTGAAAAAGTAGATAAGTTAAACATATCGTTTTTTAAAGTTAAAGGACATAAAAAAAGTAGTTTAAAGGATAAAATAGATGATATTTTTAATCTAGTAGATAAAGCTTGTAGAAATGCTTTAAGAGAAGATATTGCTTATTTAAAATAA
- a CDS encoding lipid A deacylase LpxR family protein, whose protein sequence is MKLFPKIIFTSFLALNLNAEVFSIFIENDVIDGQDKHYTNGVYISYLSNKDTNNSSKYNNSFLDFISKIPTFNNNTKYQTLGMTYSHLAFTPNDLAKKEKITKDLPYAGVATLDFILYKWEEDFFHEYSLTLGAVGASTNTDGFQKSFHNAIGGEEPKGWENQLKDDFLYNFSYAYGYKAFKHDFSYGKMDLTNNFRVDVGNYNRALLIGSMIRYGNNYPNNFNTVGKFLGVNENKLLNLDSKTNKNLAWSLSYGLAYSYTDYFYVANYDKSYQLDRLKDSIVHVVSLDTYLEDFVLSLSFKSSNFVRIDGKSERENWGGINIAYLF, encoded by the coding sequence ATGAAATTATTTCCAAAAATTATTTTCACTTCTTTTTTAGCTTTAAATCTAAATGCAGAAGTTTTTTCAATTTTTATAGAAAATGATGTAATAGATGGACAAGATAAACACTATACAAATGGGGTTTATATTAGCTATTTAAGTAACAAAGATACAAATAATTCTTCAAAATATAACAATAGTTTTTTAGATTTCATCTCCAAAATTCCTACTTTTAACAATAACACAAAATATCAAACATTAGGTATGACCTACTCTCATCTTGCATTTACACCAAATGATTTGGCTAAAAAAGAAAAAATCACAAAAGATTTACCATACGCTGGAGTTGCTACTTTAGATTTTATTTTATACAAATGGGAAGAAGATTTTTTTCATGAATATTCACTTACTTTAGGTGCAGTGGGAGCTAGTACAAATACTGATGGTTTTCAAAAATCTTTTCACAATGCAATTGGTGGAGAAGAGCCAAAAGGTTGGGAGAATCAACTAAAAGATGATTTTTTATATAACTTCTCTTATGCTTATGGGTATAAGGCTTTTAAACACGATTTTTCCTATGGAAAAATGGATTTAACAAATAATTTTAGAGTAGATGTAGGAAACTATAATCGAGCTTTATTGATAGGTTCCATGATAAGATATGGGAACAATTATCCAAATAATTTTAATACCGTTGGAAAATTTTTGGGTGTAAATGAAAACAAACTTCTAAATCTTGATTCTAAAACCAACAAAAACTTAGCTTGGTCATTATCTTATGGTTTAGCATACTCTTATACTGATTATTTTTATGTTGCAAACTATGATAAATCTTATCAATTAGACAGACTAAAAGATAGTATAGTGCATGTTGTATCACTTGATACTTATTTAGAAGATTTTGTTTTATCTCTTAGTTTTAAAAGCTCAAATTTTGTGCGAATTGATGGAAAAAGTGAAAGAGAAAATTGGGGTGGGATAAATATTGCTTATTTATTTTAA
- a CDS encoding YqiA/YcfP family alpha/beta fold hydrolase gives MIIYIHGFASSGFGSKPQKFKEYFEDEIITISLPTIPNLAIDTLEQIIEFSLNKDENVYLIGSSLGGFYALYLANKYDLKAVLINPAVNPWGTLDRYEGVDFVTNYYDNSRFEFTKNHIKSLKNYEVDFIKNPSNFITLLQEDDEVLDFSEAALKLEETELIIEEGGTHSFEGIERYFRKINSFFYN, from the coding sequence ATGATAATATATATTCATGGATTCGCAAGTAGTGGATTTGGCTCAAAACCACAAAAATTTAAAGAGTATTTTGAAGATGAAATAATAACAATTTCACTTCCAACAATCCCAAATTTAGCAATTGACACTTTAGAACAAATAATAGAATTTTCTTTAAATAAAGATGAAAATGTTTATTTAATAGGCTCATCTTTAGGGGGATTTTATGCACTTTATTTAGCAAATAAGTATGATTTAAAAGCAGTTTTAATAAATCCAGCAGTTAATCCATGGGGAACTTTGGATAGATACGAGGGAGTTGATTTTGTGACAAATTATTATGATAATTCAAGATTTGAATTTACAAAAAATCATATAAAATCACTAAAAAATTATGAGGTTGATTTTATAAAAAATCCATCAAATTTTATTACACTTTTACAAGAAGATGATGAAGTTTTAGATTTTAGTGAAGCTGCTTTAAAACTTGAAGAAACAGAACTTATAATAGAAGAGGGAGGAACTCACTCTTTTGAGGGAATAGAGCGATATTTTAGGAAAATAAATAGTTTTTTTTATAATTAA